Proteins from a single region of Thunnus albacares chromosome 16, fThuAlb1.1, whole genome shotgun sequence:
- the sel1l gene encoding protein sel-1 homolog 1 isoform X2, producing the protein MDLKGRLKTTRTFYFLSILLIVFVTRILADEEQHGNDGPELKSYHDPDSEEEDVRLGSAIVAGASVTSGHEVSQPEEGKQPSGEGLEGEEKEDLPEQPPPVEEKPKEVPVVNGGTAHGESCIFPFLFQGREYSDCTTDGRGDGRLWCSTTYDYDQEKMWGFCETEEQAQQRLQAEEAEEQYQTVLRMLNATTRKTQKKELYEKLMKVAEKGHQKAMEKVAYAMLFGDYMNQNVTRAKEMFEKLAVEGSPKAQMALGFLYAAGLGVNSSQAKALVYYTFGALGGNLVAHMILGYRYWGGVGVPQSCESALTHYRLVANQVASDVSLTGGSAVQRIRLLDEVENPGSTSGMLEEDLIQYYQFLAEKGDVQAQVGLGQLHLHGGRGVEQNHQRAYDYFTQAANAGNTHAMAFLGKMYSEGSEFLPQNNETALQYFKKASDLGNPVGQSGLGMAYLYGRGVTVNYELALKYFQKAAEQGWVDGQLQLGTMYYNGIGVKRDYKQALKFFNLASQAGHILAFYNLAQMHATGTGVMRSCHTAVELFKNVCERGRWSERLMTAYGSFKEGETDAALVQYLLLAEQGYEVAQSNVAFILDQKGAKIFSENETYPRALLHWTRAAAQGYTVARIKLGDYHFYGYGTDVDYETAVIHYRLASEQQHSAQAMFNLGYMHEKGLGIKQDIHLAKRFYDMAAEASPDAQVPVFLALCKLGLVYTLQYLQDLNLKEVISQVDLDQLLGPEWDLYLMTVIALLLGTVIAYRQRQHQIIVPPRPPAPAPAPPPRPPQEQPQAQAEPQAQGETQGQGPAQEEEEQQ; encoded by the exons atggacTTAAAGGGACGTTTAAAGACGacaagaacattttattttttgtccatTCTCCTCATAGTCTTCGTCACAAGAATATTAGCTG ATGAAGAGCAACACGGGAATGATGGACCAGAGCTAAAG TCTTACCATGATCCAGACTCTGAAGAGGAGGATGTCCGTCTGGGGTCAGCAATTGTGGCAGGCGCTTCTGTGACCTCTGGTCATGAGGTCTCCCAGCCAGAAGAAGGGAAGCAGCCATCTGGGGAGGGATTGgagggagaagagaaggaggaccTGCCGGAACAGCCTCCTCCGGTAGAGGAGAAACCTAAAGAGG TTCCTGTGGTGAACGGAGGTACAGCCCACGGAGAGTCCTGCATCTTCCCCTTCCTCTTCCAGGGGAGGGAGTATTCGGACTGCACCACTGATGGGCGGGGGGATGGACGACTGTGGTGTTCCACAACCTACGACTATGACCAGGAGAAAATGTGGGGTTTCTGCGAGA CGGAGGAGCAGGCACAGCAGAGACTGCAGGCAGAGGAGGCTGAGGAGCAGTATCAGACCGTCTTGCGCATGCTCAATGCCACAACCAGGAAAACCCAGAAAAAAGA ATTATATGAGAAGCTAATGAAAGTAGCAGAGAAAGGCCATCAAAAAGCCATGGAGAAGGTGGCGTACGCCATGCTGTTTGGAGATTACATGAACCAGAACGTCACCAGAGCCAAAGAAATGTTTGAGAAGCTCGCCGTGGAGGGCTCACCCAAAGCTCAGATG GCTCTTGGCTTTCTTTATGCTGCAGGGCTTGGAGTTAACTCCAGTCAAGCTAAG GCCTTGGTTTACTATACCTTCGGTGCACTGGGTGGAAACTTGGTTGCACATATGATTCTG GGATACAGATACTGGGGAGGTGTGGGTGTCCCCCAAAGCTGCGAGTCAGCACTAACGCACTATAGGCTTGTGGCAAATCAGG TGGCCAGTGATGTCTCCCTGACAGGAGGCTCAGCGGTGCAGAGGATCAGGCTGCTGGATGAAGTGGAGAACCCAGGATCCACCAGCGGCATGTTGGAGGAGGACCTGATCCAGTACTACCAGTTCCTAGCTGAGAAAGGAGATGTACAAGCTCAG GTGGGACTAGGTCAGCTTCACCTGCATGGAGGACGTGGAGTAGAACAGAATCACCAG AGGGCGTATGACTACTTCACCCAGGCTGCAAATGCAGGAAACACACATGCGATGGCTTTTCTCGGCAAG ATGTACTCGGAAGGCAGCGAGTTTCTCCCTCAGAACAACGAGACAGCCCTGCAGTACTTCAAGAAGGCTTCTGACTTG GGTAACCCAGTGGGACAGAGTGGCCTCGGCATGGCCTACCTATATGGAAGAGGCGTTACAGTG AATTATGAGCTGGCACTGAAATACTTCCAGAAGGCAGCAGAACAGGGCTGGGTGGACGGACAGCTCCAGCTGGGCACCATGTATTACA ATGGCATCGGGGTGAAGCGTGATTACAAGCAGGCGCTTAAATTCTTCAACCTGGCCTCACAGGCGGGCCACATCCTGGCCTTCTACAACTTGGCCCAGATGCATGCCACTGGTACTGGGGTGATGCGCTCCTGCCACACTGCTGTGGAG CTCTTCAAGAACGTGTGTGAGCGCGGCCGGTGGTCAGAGCGTCTGATGACAGCTTACGGCAGCTTTAAGGAGGGAGAGACTGATGCAGCGCTGGTGCAGTACCTGCTGCTGGCTGAGCAGGGCTACGAGGTGGCTCAGAGCAACGTGGCCTTCATTCTGGACCAGA AAGGGGCAAAGATCTTCAGTGAGAATGAGACGTACCCTCGTGCTCTGCTCCACTGGACAAGAGCTGCAGCTCAGG GTTACACAGTGGCAAGGATAAAACTCGGGGACTACCACTTCTACGGCTACGGGACTGATGTGGACTATGAGACAGCTGTCATCCACTACAGACTGGCATCAGAGCAGCAACACAGTGCGCAGGCCATGTTCAACCTGGGTTACATGCATGAGAAAGGCCTGGGCATCAAACAG gACATCCATCTAGCAAAGCGTTTCTATGACATGGCTGCTGAAGCCAGTCCTGATGCCCAGGTCCCAGTGTTCCTGGCTCTGTGCAAGCTGGGCCTGGTTTACACTCTGCAGTACCTGCAGGATCTTAAT CTGAAGGAGGTGATTTCTCAGGTGGACCTGGACCAGCTTCTGGGCCCAGAGTGGGACCTCTACCTCATGACAGTCATCGCCCTGCTGTTGGGCACAGTCATCGCCTACCGACAGCGCCAACACCAAATCATAGTGCCCCCTCGCCCGCCTGCCCCAGCCCCCGCGCCCCCTCCCAGACCACCTCAGGAACAGCCACAAGCCCAGGCCGAGCCCCAGGCTCAAGGAGAAACACAAGGCCAGGGCCCGGcccaggaggaagaggagcagcagTGA
- the sel1l gene encoding protein sel-1 homolog 1 isoform X1: MDLKGRLKTTRTFYFLSILLIVFVTRILADEEQHGNDGPELKSYHDPDSEEEDVRLGSAIVAGASVTSGHEVSQPEEGKQPSGEGLEGEEKEDLPEQPPPVEEKPKEVPVVNGGTAHGESCIFPFLFQGREYSDCTTDGRGDGRLWCSTTYDYDQEKMWGFCETEEQAQQRLQAEEAEEQYQTVLRMLNATTRKTQKKELYEKLMKVAEKGHQKAMEKVAYAMLFGDYMNQNVTRAKEMFEKLAVEGSPKAQMALGFLYAAGLGVNSSQAKALVYYTFGALGGNLVAHMILGYRYWGGVGVPQSCESALTHYRLVANQVASDVSLTGGSAVQRIRLLDEVENPGSTSGMLEEDLIQYYQFLAEKGDVQAQVGLGQLHLHGGRGVEQNHQRAYDYFTQAANAGNTHAMAFLGKMYSEGSEFLPQNNETALQYFKKASDLGNPVGQSGLGMAYLYGRGVTVNYELALKYFQKAAEQGWVDGQLQLGTMYYNGIGVKRDYKQALKFFNLASQAGHILAFYNLAQMHATGTGVMRSCHTAVELFKNVCERGRWSERLMTAYGSFKEGETDAALVQYLLLAEQGYEVAQSNVAFILDQTEGAKIFSENETYPRALLHWTRAAAQGYTVARIKLGDYHFYGYGTDVDYETAVIHYRLASEQQHSAQAMFNLGYMHEKGLGIKQDIHLAKRFYDMAAEASPDAQVPVFLALCKLGLVYTLQYLQDLNLKEVISQVDLDQLLGPEWDLYLMTVIALLLGTVIAYRQRQHQIIVPPRPPAPAPAPPPRPPQEQPQAQAEPQAQGETQGQGPAQEEEEQQ; encoded by the exons atggacTTAAAGGGACGTTTAAAGACGacaagaacattttattttttgtccatTCTCCTCATAGTCTTCGTCACAAGAATATTAGCTG ATGAAGAGCAACACGGGAATGATGGACCAGAGCTAAAG TCTTACCATGATCCAGACTCTGAAGAGGAGGATGTCCGTCTGGGGTCAGCAATTGTGGCAGGCGCTTCTGTGACCTCTGGTCATGAGGTCTCCCAGCCAGAAGAAGGGAAGCAGCCATCTGGGGAGGGATTGgagggagaagagaaggaggaccTGCCGGAACAGCCTCCTCCGGTAGAGGAGAAACCTAAAGAGG TTCCTGTGGTGAACGGAGGTACAGCCCACGGAGAGTCCTGCATCTTCCCCTTCCTCTTCCAGGGGAGGGAGTATTCGGACTGCACCACTGATGGGCGGGGGGATGGACGACTGTGGTGTTCCACAACCTACGACTATGACCAGGAGAAAATGTGGGGTTTCTGCGAGA CGGAGGAGCAGGCACAGCAGAGACTGCAGGCAGAGGAGGCTGAGGAGCAGTATCAGACCGTCTTGCGCATGCTCAATGCCACAACCAGGAAAACCCAGAAAAAAGA ATTATATGAGAAGCTAATGAAAGTAGCAGAGAAAGGCCATCAAAAAGCCATGGAGAAGGTGGCGTACGCCATGCTGTTTGGAGATTACATGAACCAGAACGTCACCAGAGCCAAAGAAATGTTTGAGAAGCTCGCCGTGGAGGGCTCACCCAAAGCTCAGATG GCTCTTGGCTTTCTTTATGCTGCAGGGCTTGGAGTTAACTCCAGTCAAGCTAAG GCCTTGGTTTACTATACCTTCGGTGCACTGGGTGGAAACTTGGTTGCACATATGATTCTG GGATACAGATACTGGGGAGGTGTGGGTGTCCCCCAAAGCTGCGAGTCAGCACTAACGCACTATAGGCTTGTGGCAAATCAGG TGGCCAGTGATGTCTCCCTGACAGGAGGCTCAGCGGTGCAGAGGATCAGGCTGCTGGATGAAGTGGAGAACCCAGGATCCACCAGCGGCATGTTGGAGGAGGACCTGATCCAGTACTACCAGTTCCTAGCTGAGAAAGGAGATGTACAAGCTCAG GTGGGACTAGGTCAGCTTCACCTGCATGGAGGACGTGGAGTAGAACAGAATCACCAG AGGGCGTATGACTACTTCACCCAGGCTGCAAATGCAGGAAACACACATGCGATGGCTTTTCTCGGCAAG ATGTACTCGGAAGGCAGCGAGTTTCTCCCTCAGAACAACGAGACAGCCCTGCAGTACTTCAAGAAGGCTTCTGACTTG GGTAACCCAGTGGGACAGAGTGGCCTCGGCATGGCCTACCTATATGGAAGAGGCGTTACAGTG AATTATGAGCTGGCACTGAAATACTTCCAGAAGGCAGCAGAACAGGGCTGGGTGGACGGACAGCTCCAGCTGGGCACCATGTATTACA ATGGCATCGGGGTGAAGCGTGATTACAAGCAGGCGCTTAAATTCTTCAACCTGGCCTCACAGGCGGGCCACATCCTGGCCTTCTACAACTTGGCCCAGATGCATGCCACTGGTACTGGGGTGATGCGCTCCTGCCACACTGCTGTGGAG CTCTTCAAGAACGTGTGTGAGCGCGGCCGGTGGTCAGAGCGTCTGATGACAGCTTACGGCAGCTTTAAGGAGGGAGAGACTGATGCAGCGCTGGTGCAGTACCTGCTGCTGGCTGAGCAGGGCTACGAGGTGGCTCAGAGCAACGTGGCCTTCATTCTGGACCAGA CAGAAGGGGCAAAGATCTTCAGTGAGAATGAGACGTACCCTCGTGCTCTGCTCCACTGGACAAGAGCTGCAGCTCAGG GTTACACAGTGGCAAGGATAAAACTCGGGGACTACCACTTCTACGGCTACGGGACTGATGTGGACTATGAGACAGCTGTCATCCACTACAGACTGGCATCAGAGCAGCAACACAGTGCGCAGGCCATGTTCAACCTGGGTTACATGCATGAGAAAGGCCTGGGCATCAAACAG gACATCCATCTAGCAAAGCGTTTCTATGACATGGCTGCTGAAGCCAGTCCTGATGCCCAGGTCCCAGTGTTCCTGGCTCTGTGCAAGCTGGGCCTGGTTTACACTCTGCAGTACCTGCAGGATCTTAAT CTGAAGGAGGTGATTTCTCAGGTGGACCTGGACCAGCTTCTGGGCCCAGAGTGGGACCTCTACCTCATGACAGTCATCGCCCTGCTGTTGGGCACAGTCATCGCCTACCGACAGCGCCAACACCAAATCATAGTGCCCCCTCGCCCGCCTGCCCCAGCCCCCGCGCCCCCTCCCAGACCACCTCAGGAACAGCCACAAGCCCAGGCCGAGCCCCAGGCTCAAGGAGAAACACAAGGCCAGGGCCCGGcccaggaggaagaggagcagcagTGA
- the LOC122965638 gene encoding phospholipase B1, membrane-associated-like: MLNIIKLFNPNLLGAAPGKTVHGMQAHISETGFNLAVTGHNTFNLPGQTRHLIDTLRRYEGLNFEEDWKLLTILMGMNDICDYCKDKALFSVDNFIHYMTVSLEMLMNEVPRMIVNVVQILPMHTLREVQKPTPGCLLQRSFCSCLIEPLPRSPELRELVEVNLEFQKRLEELLYSDHFFRDDFAVVLQPFLKQADPPRLPVSIYPHSKGLNNSLLWHKCLLSGDESV, from the exons Atgctga ATATCATCAAGTTGTTCAATCCCAATCTGCTTGGCGCAGCTCCCGGCAAGACGGTCCACGGGATGCAGGCTCACATCAGTGAAACAGGCTTCAACCTGGCTGTGACTGGACACAACACCTT CAATCTTCCCGGGCAGACGAGACATTTGATTGACACACTGAGACGTTATGAG GGTCTGAACTTCGAGGAGGACTGGAAGCTTTTGACTATTCTCATGGGCATGAATGACATCTGTGATTACTGCAAAGATAAG GCTCTCTTTTCAGTGGATAACTTCATTCACTATATGACCGTCTCCTTGGAAATGCTTATGAATGAG GTTCCTCGTATGATCGTTAATGTTGTTCAGATCCTGCCCATGCATACTCTGAGGGAGGTGCAGAAGCCCACGCCAGGGTGCCTGCTCCAGCG GTCTTTCTGCTCGTGCCTGATTGAGCCATTACCCAGGTCTCCTGAGCTGCGGGAGCTTGTGGAAGTCAATCTGGAGTTCCAG AAAAGACTTGAGGAGCTGCTGTACAGTGATCATTTCTTCAGGGATGACTTTGCTGTTGTGCTTCAGCCCTTTCTGAAACAAGCTGACCCTCCCCGCCTCCCGGTATCTATCTATCCTCACTCCAAAGGCCTCAACAACTCATTACTGTGGCATAAGTGTCTGCTTTCAGGAGATGAATCAGTGTGA
- the LOC122965800 gene encoding phospholipase B1, membrane-associated-like, whose translation MTFFTHDCFHFTIKGHEELAKGLWNNMFQPEGGKMIVSSFSNPISLICPPMEHPYIFTRPIAAKSGQSELQCEAPSQAAIFLLLSLLVGLGFM comes from the exons ATGACCTTCTTCACTCACGACTGCTTCCACTTCACCATAAAGGGGCACGAGGAGCTGGCCAAGGGACTGTGGAACAATATG TTTCAACCTGAAGGCGGAAAGATGATCGTTAGCAGTTTCTCCAACCCCATCAGTCTCATCTGTCCACCGATG GAACACCCATATATCTTCACCCGGCCGATCGCAGCCAAGTCGGGCCAGTCTGAACTTCAGTGTGAAGCTCCGTCACAGGCGGCCATCTTCCTGCTGCTCTCGCTCCTTGTGGGTCTTGGATTTATGTAG
- the chga gene encoding chromogranin-A yields MIGRGLFILTILSNCVLSLPVTSSQLENEDVRVMKCIVEALADVLSRPHPMPVSQECLVTLKTDDRLVTILRHHNFLKELQEIAVQGSQERAQLPRDAGIPDHVTETPQTTDDAVDRSMLEALGGPGERSILSQKRKTGNGDREEEKDESLGDGESQEDNDTGGELQAKRENDENPRSHVSDSVDDWSEGTAEKREEEEDEYEEKRENSEENSEEENMTEDKKGAGSDEKRDVTRNTSKEKKFDDEDEEEKDERSALFSHKLEDKEEEPEEEEDEREMKRGSRESLKRWTKRAKGLTLKKKAVGKEVQELNSQREVPHHSKEVTEEDVVRKKKSPEEKELQMIARRAPEERRGSEEEGSASRKSEEPEIESLAAIESELENVAQKLHELRRG; encoded by the exons ATGATCGGGAGAGGATTGTTCATCTTGACGATACTGTCAAACTGCG TTCTGTCATTGCCAGTGACTTCAAGTCAGCTGGAGAATGAAGACGTAAGG GTGATGAAATGCATTGTGGAGGCGCTGGCAGATGTGCTATCAAGGCCCCACCCCATGCCTGTCAGTCAGGAGTGTCTGGTGACACTGAAGACAG atgacaggCTTGTTACTATCCTTCGTCATCATAACTTTCtgaaggagctgcaggagaTTGCCGTTCAAG GTAGTCAAGAGAGAGCTCAGCTCCCACGAGACGCTGGCATACCGGACCATGTGACAGAAACTCCTCAGACCACAGATGATGCAGTTG ATCGATCCATGTTGGAGGCTTTAGGAGGCCCTGGTGAAAGATCTATCCTGTCCCAGAAGAGGAAGACAGGAAATGgggatagagaggaagaaaaggatgaGAGCCTGGGAGACGGAGAGTCACAGGAAGACAATGACACCGGAGGAGAGTTGCAAGCAAAGAGGGAGAATGACGAGAACCCGAGAAGTCACGTCTCGGATTCTGTGGATGACTGGAGTGAGGGCACGGCtgaaaagagggaggaagaagaagacgaatATGAAGAGAAACGAGAAAACTCAGAGGAGAAttcagaggaggaaaacatgACCGAGGATAAGAAAG GTGCAGGATCTGATGAAAAGAGAGATGTAACCAGAAACACTTCAAAAGAGAAGAAATTTGATGACgaagacgaggaggagaaaGACGAGAGATCTGCACTCTTCTCACACAAATTAGAGGACAAAGAAGAGGAGccggaggaggaagaggatgaaagggaaatgaagagagggagcagggaGAGCCTGAAGCGATGGACCAAGAGGGCCAAGGGACTGACGTTGAAGAAGAAAGCGGTCGGGAAGGAGGTGCAGGAGCTCAACAGTCAGCGGGAAGTGCCTCATCATTCGAAGGAGGTCACAGAGGAAGACGTGGTCAGGAAGAAAAAGAGTCCGGAGGAGAAGGAGCTGCAGATGATCGCTCGAAGGGcaccagaggagaggagggggtcGGAGGAGGAGGGCAGCGCCAGCCGAAAGTCAGAG GAGCCGGAGATTGAAAGCCTGGCAGCCATCGAGTCAGAGCTTGAAAATGTTGCCCAGAAACTCCATGAGCTGCGGcgaggctga
- the ccn2a gene encoding CCN family member 2a produces the protein MSAGMKKMILLPFLCIMLSYMAAGQECSGQCSCPSTPPQCPPGVSLVLDGCGCCRVCAKQMGELCTERDACDTHKGLYCDFGAPINRRIGVCTAREGATCVFGGMVYKSGETFQSSCKYQCTCLDGAVGCVPLCSMDVRLPSPDCPMPRRVKVPGKCCEEWVCDSPYTNSFMGSVLAAYREEETYGPDPSMMRENCLVQTTEWSACSKTCGLGISTRVTNDNRECRLEKQTRLCMVRPCESQLEQSIRKGKKCIRTPRLSKPMKFEISGCTTTKSYRPKFCGVCLDGRCCTPHRTTTLPMEFKCPDGQVMKKHMMFIKSCACHHNCPGENDIFESMYYKKMMGDMA, from the exons ATGTCTGCTggaatgaagaaaatgattttGCTGCCTTTCCTGTGCATCATGCTCTCATACATG GCTGCAGGTCAGGAGTGCAGCGGCCAGTGTTCGTGCCCCTCCACTCCCCCTCAGTGTCCCCCAGGAGTGAGCCTGGTGCTGGACGGCTGCGGCTGCTGCAGGGTGTGCGCCAAACAGATGGGGGAGCTCTGCACTGAGAGAGATGcctgtgacacacacaaaggtcTCTATTGTGACTTTGGAGCCCCCATCAACAGACGCATAGGAGTGTGCACAG CAAGAGAAGGAGCCACCTGTGTGTTCGGTGGCATGGTGTACAAGAGTGGAGAGACTTTCCAGAGCAGCTGCAAGTACCAGTGTACCTGTCTGGATGGAGCTGTGGGCTGTGTTCCTCTCTGCTCCATGGACGTGAGGCTGCCCAGCCCTGACTGCCCCATGCCCAGACGCGTCAAGGTGCCAGGGAAGTGCTGCGAGGAGTGGGTGTGCGACTCTCCCTACACAAACAGCTTCATGGGCTCTGTTTTGGCTG catacagagaggaggagacctatGGTCCAGATCCCTCCATGATGAGGGAGAACTGCCTGGTTCAGACTACTGAATGGAGCGCCTGCTCTAAGACCTGTGGCCTTGGGATCTCCACAAGGGTTACCAATGATAACCGCGAATGCCGCCTGGAGAAACAGACCCGGCTGTGCATGGTGCGACCCTGCGAGTCCCAGCTGGAGCAGAGCATTAGG AAAGGGAAAAAATGCATCCGTACTCCCAGACTCTCCAAGCCCATGAAGTTTGAGATCTCTGGCTGCACCACCACCAAGTCCTACAGGCCAAAGTTCTGCGGTGTCTGCCTGGATGGTCGCTGCTGCACCCCCCACAGGACCACCACCCTGCCCATGGAGTTCAAATGCCCTGACGGACAGGTCATGAAGAAGCACATGATGTTCATCAAGTCCTGCGCCTGCCACCACAACTGCCCCGGGGAGAACGACATCTTCGAGTCCATGTATTACAAGAAGATGATGGGAGACATGGCATGA